One stretch of Chthoniobacterales bacterium DNA includes these proteins:
- a CDS encoding energy transducer TonB, whose amino-acid sequence MKSRTTDELGSMLLRPLALGLLILVINLASSGPASAAKAPPIGSHIPEIEHPFAIPDALWRSLFAATTPDGRQLSASQIAPLVRRQYWPAGTYTSTNWHLKIGIFLLNVRSDGTVASVEILQSTGHKILDGNCVRAFSRWRFQPNSVKEVRLPAYYTSGR is encoded by the coding sequence ATGAAATCTCGGACCACTGACGAATTGGGGAGTATGCTCCTTCGGCCGTTGGCTCTCGGGTTGCTAATCCTGGTCATCAACCTGGCGTCGAGTGGCCCGGCTTCAGCCGCGAAGGCGCCGCCAATAGGATCTCATATCCCGGAGATCGAGCACCCTTTCGCGATTCCTGACGCTCTCTGGCGATCGCTCTTTGCCGCCACCACGCCCGACGGGAGGCAATTGTCAGCCTCACAGATCGCGCCGCTGGTTCGACGGCAATATTGGCCGGCCGGCACTTACACGAGCACGAATTGGCATCTGAAGATCGGGATTTTCCTGCTGAACGTTCGCAGTGACGGCACCGTTGCCAGCGTTGAGATTCTTCAATCCACCGGGCACAAGATCCTGGATGGCAATTGCGTCAGGGCCTTTTCCCGGTGGCGATTCCAACCCAATTCTGTGAAAGAAGTCCGGCTCCCGGCCTATTATACCAGCGGCAGGTAA
- a CDS encoding TIR domain-containing protein — MARDVFISHSAQDKTVAEAICTALENAAIRCWVAPRDVRPGRSFPGEITRAIQQCKVMVLVFSSHSNASEQVLREVQLAVDSHLPIVRFRIEDVPLTDDLRYYLSTPHWLDALTRPVSKHIPRLELAVKELLEQAAEDDGAKAAVVASAPPRSSAAGSERQTDATQSAGRGKVLAIASVLVVLALAAAAFVLRRQPAPAIPKSEPTAAPTVQPVRTPEPRPSPTSTPEPTLAVASPTVTPASSVAPTHPDKAGPAPRNNRTWKAWIDDFVHCYVRSSESSDVDLATSFFAPKVDLFEEGIKQLDSIRRDTEAYNARWPSRRATIRGDVQLGEKAPDRNYTARFEADYYVENPTRGEWINLAVLVDLQIAITDGVPRITSMKQKTLRKEKGTMQPR; from the coding sequence ATGGCGCGTGACGTTTTCATTTCCCACTCGGCCCAGGATAAAACAGTAGCGGAAGCCATTTGCACGGCCCTGGAAAATGCGGCGATCCGGTGCTGGGTGGCGCCGCGCGATGTCCGGCCGGGGCGTTCGTTCCCGGGCGAAATCACCCGGGCCATTCAACAATGCAAAGTGATGGTGCTGGTCTTTTCCAGCCATTCGAACGCCTCGGAACAGGTGCTGCGGGAAGTGCAGCTGGCGGTGGATTCCCACCTGCCGATCGTCCGGTTCCGGATCGAGGATGTCCCGCTCACCGACGACCTGAGATATTACCTCAGCACGCCTCATTGGCTCGACGCCCTGACGCGTCCGGTATCGAAACACATCCCGCGCCTCGAGCTGGCCGTGAAGGAATTGCTCGAGCAAGCGGCCGAAGACGACGGCGCAAAGGCGGCTGTCGTCGCTAGCGCGCCGCCGCGATCATCTGCGGCCGGGAGTGAGCGGCAGACCGATGCAACCCAATCTGCTGGCCGCGGAAAGGTGCTGGCGATCGCCTCGGTGCTGGTCGTTCTCGCCCTCGCGGCCGCTGCCTTTGTCTTGCGCCGGCAGCCGGCGCCCGCGATCCCAAAGAGTGAGCCAACGGCGGCCCCAACCGTTCAGCCGGTGCGCACGCCCGAGCCAAGGCCAAGTCCAACCTCGACCCCAGAGCCGACGCTGGCCGTTGCTTCACCCACAGTTACCCCGGCCAGCAGCGTCGCACCGACCCACCCGGACAAGGCAGGTCCCGCCCCCCGGAACAATCGAACCTGGAAGGCGTGGATCGACGATTTTGTCCATTGCTACGTCCGAAGCAGCGAATCGAGTGACGTGGATCTCGCCACCTCGTTTTTCGCGCCGAAGGTAGACCTTTTCGAGGAAGGCATAAAACAACTGGATTCCATCCGGCGAGACACGGAAGCCTACAACGCGCGTTGGCCGTCGCGCCGCGCGACGATTCGCGGAGACGTCCAGCTGGGTGAAAAGGCGCCAGATCGAAATTACACGGCCCGCTTCGAGGCAGACTATTACGTGGAAAATCCGACCCGTGGAGAATGGATCAATCTTGCTGTGCTGGTGGATTTGCAAATCGCGATCACGGACGGCGTGCCGCGGATTACTTCGATGAAGCAAAAGACCCTCCGGAAAGAAAAAGGAACGATGCAGCCGAGGTAG